The window TTATGAAATAGGCAATCAAGACCTGAAGAACGAACGCAATTTACAAACCGATATTACCCTTGAATATAAAAACCAGCATTTTGAAGCATTTATAGACGGTTTTTATAATAAGCTGAATGATTACATTTTTTTGGAACCGACCGGAAATATGATAGACGGGGCACCTGTTTATAATTATGTTCAGGAGGATGCTAAATTATTTGGAGGTGAAACAGGTTTTCACTTACATCCACACCCAATACACTGGCTGCATTTTGAATCCAGCTTCGAAATTGTTTTCGGAGAGCAGACAAATGGCGATTATTTACCATTAATTCCGGCCAGTTCTCTTACCAATACTTTCAGGGTCGAATTTGACCAAAATAAAAAGACCTTAAAAAGTAGTTATGGTTTTGTTACACTTAAGAATGTTTTCGATCAGAATAATGCAAGTTCCTTTGAAACAACAACCGATAGCTACACGCTTTTAAATGTCGGAATCGGAGGTAAAATCGGATTTGGGAAACAAGAGATGGACTTTAACCTGAGTGTCAGCAATCTATTGGATGAAAGTTATTATTCGCATCTTTCCCGGCTTAAAACTGACGGAATCTATAACATCGGAAGGAATATCAGTTTCGGTCTGAGCATTCCGTTCTAAAACAATAAAAGAGGTTGTCTCTAAAACAGAAAGCATTGCCTTGAAATAGATTTCCGGGCAACCATAAGCTATCATTCAGACAACCTCTTTTTATGTATCCGACAGCCGTGGCACAAAAAATAACTGATTAATTTTAAAAATAGTACAGCCGTGGTTTACCCGGGTATCATATCCTTAAGAGATTTCACCCTACTGAATACAGCATCCCTATTTGACCTCTATAAACTTATCCTTTGAAGGTTTTCTTCCTTTGAATACGTGAATATAGAACCACATAATAGTAAATGTGGGGATGATGTCGAGCCCCGGAACTATTTCCTCTACAAAGGAGACGACACCTCCCACCTGCCCTGCTCTTCCTTTGTACAACCGTGTCATTATCCATCCTGAAACAGGTGCCCATATAATATCAGAGAACTCTCCTATTCCGGGGATCATAAAAGAGACCATTCCGATAAGATCTAAAAAAATACTGAGAATTAATTTTTTATACTTTCCGTTTTTGTTTTTCGACATTTAAATTTCAATTTAGCGTAAATCCGAACTTATTAGTTTTAAAAATTCATTTCGGGTCTCATTCTTTTCAAATTGTCCCCTGAAACCTGAAGTTGTTGTTACAGAATTCTGTTTTTGAACTCCGCGCATCATCATACACAAATGTGCCGCCTCTATCACCACGGCAACGCCCTGTGGTTTGAGGGTGCGGTCTATACAGTCTAGAATTTCCTGTGTAAGTCTTTCCTGAACTTGTAACCGCCTGGCAAAAACATCAACAACCCTCGGTATTTTGCTCAACCCTACTATCTTACCGTTAGGGATATATGCTACATGCGCCTTTCCATAAAATGGAAGTAAATGATGTTCACACAACGAATAGATTTCTATGTCTTTTATAAGTATCATTTCATTGTAGTTCTCACTGAACATGGCACTTTTAAGTATTGCTTCGGCATCCTGATGATATCCTTGCGTTAAAAACATCATCGCTTTGGCCGCCCTTTCAGGGGTTTTAACCAGTCCTTCTCTTCCCGTGTCTTCTCCAAGTCCTTCTATGATATCTTTATATCTTTCCCTGACTTCATCGGTAATTTTGATATTGTATTCTTCTTTATGGCTATAAGGCATCTTTATTATTTTATTTTATTTCCGTAATAATGTTTCAGATTCTTGATTTTCGGAGCTATTACCAGCCGGCAATACGCTTCCTCCGGGTGTAACTTAAAATATTGCTGATGTTCTTTTTCCGCATTATAAAAATCATTCAGAGGTTCTATTGTTGTTACTATCGGTTTTGAAAAGACTCTTTCTTTTTCAAGCAATTCTATAAACGACTCTGCTTGCTCCTTCTGGTTATTATCGGCATAAAAAATCACCGACCTGTATTGGGGGCCTTCATCAGGTCCCTGCTTATTATAAGTTGTCGGATCGTGCGTGGCAAAAAATATTTCCATTAGTGAAAGAAAAGAAATTATATTCTCATTATAAAATATTTTAACAGCTTCTACATGTCCGGTATCTCCTTTTATCACCTCCTTATAAACAGGATCTTTCGTTTGTCCCCCTGTATAACCGGAAACAACACTCTTCACTCCTGCAAGTCTGCTAAAAACAGCTTCCGTACACCAAAAACATCCCCCTGCAAAAACAGTGTAACTTACATTTGTCATAGATACCCAATGGTTATAATCAACTTATTTTCAGATAAGTTGTTGTGACTAATATACTAAAATTACCATTATGCTTTTAACATTTATTTAAGACGACATATTCTGCCTGTCTTATAGTTTTGACCAACCGTGATCATTCAGAAAGTTTGCAAAGCGTATTCAGGCAAAATAGCAGCGCAGGTGATTTCTTGGGCCTGTATATTTAATCGATGGATATAACCTGTGATTCTTTTAAAGGGTAATTTTTTCAGAATTTGTCGCGGAATGATTACTTTCACGCTATAATTCGATAAAATGATCCAAGCTTCAAACATTCATAAAACTTTTGGCTCCCTTGAAGTGTTAAAAGGAGTTGATTTACATATTAAAAAGAGTGAAGTAGTTTCCGTTGTCGGAGCTTCAGGTGCCGGAAAAACCACTTTATTACAAATTTTGGGAACCCTCGATACCGCAGACAAGCAGCCGCTATGCGATCTAAAAATAAACGGTACCAGGATAAACCATTTAAAAGACAAGGAATTGGCTAAGTTCAGAAATGAACATATCGGTTTTATCTTTCAGTTTCATCAGTTACTGCCTGAATTTACTGCTTTGGAAAATGTTTGTATTCCGGCATATATTAAAAAAATTTCAAAACCCGATGCGGAAAGAAAGGCAAAAGAATTATTGGAATATTTAGGACTTTCCCACAGAGTCGATCATAAACCTGGTGAGCTTTCGGGAGGAGAACAGCAAAGGGTCGCTGTAGCCAGAGCTTTAATTAACAATCCTTCTGTTGTTTTTGCCGATGAACCTAGCGGAAACCTCGATTCAGAAGGAGCCGATAATCTCCATAAATTATTTTTCGACTTGAGGGACCGGTTTGGACAAACCTTTGTGATTGTCACCCACAATGAAGAACTTGCCAATATGGCTGATCGAAAATTAGTGATGGTTGATGGTAAAATTGTAGATGAAGATAAATAAGCGGTTATGACTCACCATGAGTTAAAAGAATTTTTAGATGAAAAGGTAATTACCTACAATAATCCTGAGTTTATTGAAACTGATCCTATTCAGGTTCCACACAAATTTTCAATAAAGGAAGATATTGAAATTGCAGGTTTTTTTGCTTCTACAATTGCATGGGGAAACAGAAAAACTATTATTGTAAATGCAAAAAAAATGATGGCGCTGATGGGAAATGCCCCATATGATTTTATAATGTCGTCCACAACAGACGACCATGAACGCCTGGAAACATTTGTACACAGGACTTTCAACGGTCAGGATTTTATTCAGTTTATAATTTCATTACGTCATATCTATCAGAACTATAATGGGCTGGAAGCTGTTTTTACGAAATATGCCAAGGAGGATTCCCTGCAAGAATCCATATCCATGTTTAAAAAGGTGTTTTTTGAACGAGAACATTTAAGAAGAACACAGAAACATATTTCAGATCCATTGAAAGGCTCTGCCGCTAAACGAATTAATATGTTCTTGCGTTGGATGGTCAGGCCTGATGATACAGGTGTCGACCTGGGAATATGGAAAAGCCTTTCCCCTGCCCAGCTATCTTGTCCGCTAGACGTTCACTCAGGTAACGTAGCGCGTAAATTAGGTTTACTTACCAGAAAACAAAATGATGCCAAAGCGCTGTTGGAATTAGATTCCGGCTTAAGGTCACTGGACCCTCGGGATCCCGTTAAATATGATTTTGCCCTCTTTGGGTTAGGGGTATTTGAAAAATTTTAAGATGTCTGAAAATCAACTGTATGAATATTTAAAGAGGTATGTTTCAATCAATCATGATGAAATAGGATTATTGTTCGAATATATCAGGGAAGAAAGCTTCAAGAATAAAGAATACCTGTTACAGCAAGGAGATATATGCAGATATAAATATTTTATCCTGAACGGACTTGTAAGGACTTACCACATCGATGATAAAGGGACTGAAAAAATTACGCAATTCGCCATAGAAAACTGGTGGGTTAGCAATATCGAAAGTTTTGTTTTGGAGAGGCCTTCCGAGCAATACATACAGGCTATTGAAAACACTACGGTTCTTAAAATATCCAAAGAGGATCTCGAATCGGCATTTCAGAAAATCCCTAAACTCGAAAGGGCATTCAGAATGATCACCGAAAATATGCTTATTGCCATACAAAGACGCTACGAGTTTTATCAGAAAAAAAGCAGTAAAGAACGTTATCAGTATATGGTAGATTCGCTCCCCGGTTTTACACAAAGGGTACCACAGTACATGATTGCATCTTATTTAGAAATTTCACCTGAATACTTAAGCACAGTCCGAAAAGGATCATAAATTTCATTTCTTAAGATATCTTAAGAAACAGCTGTACACTCCGCCATAATTTTGTATTCTATAATCAATACAATAACATATTATGGTACGAATAACTGAAAAAGATATCCCAAAAGGATTTTATGAAAAATTAATGGCGGTTGAAAACTATTTCAAAGAACTTCCGTTGGATCTAAAATTGCTGGAACTAATAAGGTTACGTGTTGCACAACTTAATAAATGTGCCTATTGTGTAGACATGCATCATAAGGAACTTAAAAATGCCGGAGAAACGGAATTAAGGCTTTCTTCTGTCTGTGTCTGGCAGGAAACACCATATTTTTCGGCAAAGGAACGCATTGTTCTCCGGTTTACGGAAGAGCTGACAATTTTAGATGACCGGTCTGTTTCTCAGGAATTGTTAGATAAACTCGGGACATTCTTTTCCAAAGATGAAATCTGCTATTTAACGCTGGTTATTGCTCAAATCAATACCTGGACCCGGCTTATGAGAACGTTTAGCTTCACACCGGGAAATTATCAGGTTCAAAAAAAGTGAAAAATGAAATCGTATTATATTAAATTATTCCTAAGAATTGCCCTGGCTCTGGGGTTTTTATCGGCTGTAGCCGATAGACTGGGACTATGGGGGCAAGAGGTCTCGGTTTGGGGTAACTGGCAAAACTTTCAAACATATACACAATCACTTGTTCCGTATATGCCAGAAGTCTTCATCCCGTTTATAGCTATAATCATCACACTGATGGAGGTTGTATTGGCGCTGCTGCTAATAATTGGTTTTCGGATTAAGATAACAGCGCTTGTCAGCGGTTACCTGCTCTTGGTTTTTGCCGTTTCAATGACCTTGTTCTATGGAATAAAAGGGACTTTTGATTATGCTGTTTTTACCGCCGCTGCTGCTGCAATGGGGCTAAGCACCTTAAGCGATCAATAACTTAGTCAAATCACACTAAGGTTTATTAGCAATAATGGATAGCTTTTCCGTTCATTATTGCTTTTTTGGTATGGTGTTTTGAAGAAAACCAGATTTAATTAATTTTATAACCGTAAAATGAGAAGTGGTCTAAAAGATGTCAAAAGTGTCATTCTGCTTTATATGGGAATCTCATCACGTTGATTCACAAATTACAGGAAGAGCCTGAAACGGGTTCAGGTTGGCAAACAGGCTTTTAAACCTCTTCAGGTTTCTTTATAAGGTTATGTATAAATACGGAATAGTACTTGGAGGCGGTGGAGCACGTGGATTTGCTCATCTGGGAGTTTTAAAGGCCCTCGAAGAAAAAAACATCAGGCCTGATGTTGTATCGGGAGTAAGTGCCGGAGCTATCATAGGAGCTTTTATTGCTGCGGGGAAATCCGTCGATGAAACTTTCGAGATTATGAAATCTCACAGTTTTAGCGACCTTTCGAGTCTTCAGATACCTAAAACAGGGATATTTAATTTTCACAAACTCGAGAGTTTACTACAAACGGTACTGGGGAAAATTGATCTCAAAGAACTGCCTATTCCTTTTTATGTTGCAGCTACGGATGTGCTGAATGGTCATATTGAATATTTTAACGAGGGGGATCTTTCACAAATAGTAATGGCTTCTGCTTCCATTCCGGTATTATTCTCGCCGATAAAAATTAATGACAGCTATTTTGTAGACGGCGGGGTGTTCAACAATACACCCATGGAACCTATTCGTTCCCTGTGTGAACACGTTATCATTAGCAGCATAAGTCCCTTACAACGTATAAGTGAACTCGGTGGTATTACGGATATAGCCGGAAGGACATTCCAGCTTTCAGTAAACGCAGCAAATGAAGTAAAAAAGAAAGAGGCTGATCTTTATATAGAACCCCTGAAATTAAGGGAATACTCTTTATTTGACACGGCAAAAGCCGAAGATATGTTCAAGTTAGGATACGAATATACAAGCAATATGGATTTTACATTCGAGCAATCTTTATTTCAAAAAATAAAGTCCGGATTTTCCAGACTGTTTGAAAAATAGGACCATATTCCCCTGCCGGTCTATTATAAAATTATATATTTGATGTAAGCTTGTTTTTCGAATGAACTTTAAACATCCTGATATCCTCTGGGCCCTTTTTTTATTGGTTATACCAATTATAGTCCACTTATTTCAATTACGTAAATTCAAAAAAACACCGTTCACGAATGTCCGGTTACTGAAAAAGATCAGTACCGAAACCCGGAAAAGTTCAGAATTAAAAAGATGGCTTGTTTTATTTGTCCGTATGTCGGCACTTGCATGTATTGTCATAGCTTTTGCTCAGCCATACATTGCTCGCAGGGATAT of the Zhouia spongiae genome contains:
- the msrA gene encoding peptide-methionine (S)-S-oxide reductase MsrA, whose amino-acid sequence is MTNVSYTVFAGGCFWCTEAVFSRLAGVKSVVSGYTGGQTKDPVYKEVIKGDTGHVEAVKIFYNENIISFLSLMEIFFATHDPTTYNKQGPDEGPQYRSVIFYADNNQKEQAESFIELLEKERVFSKPIVTTIEPLNDFYNAEKEHQQYFKLHPEEAYCRLVIAPKIKNLKHYYGNKIK
- a CDS encoding patatin-like phospholipase family protein — protein: MYKYGIVLGGGGARGFAHLGVLKALEEKNIRPDVVSGVSAGAIIGAFIAAGKSVDETFEIMKSHSFSDLSSLQIPKTGIFNFHKLESLLQTVLGKIDLKELPIPFYVAATDVLNGHIEYFNEGDLSQIVMASASIPVLFSPIKINDSYFVDGGVFNNTPMEPIRSLCEHVIISSISPLQRISELGGITDIAGRTFQLSVNAANEVKKKEADLYIEPLKLREYSLFDTAKAEDMFKLGYEYTSNMDFTFEQSLFQKIKSGFSRLFEK
- a CDS encoding Crp/Fnr family transcriptional regulator; this translates as MSENQLYEYLKRYVSINHDEIGLLFEYIREESFKNKEYLLQQGDICRYKYFILNGLVRTYHIDDKGTEKITQFAIENWWVSNIESFVLERPSEQYIQAIENTTVLKISKEDLESAFQKIPKLERAFRMITENMLIAIQRRYEFYQKKSSKERYQYMVDSLPGFTQRVPQYMIASYLEISPEYLSTVRKGS
- a CDS encoding TIGR02757 family protein; translated protein: MTHHELKEFLDEKVITYNNPEFIETDPIQVPHKFSIKEDIEIAGFFASTIAWGNRKTIIVNAKKMMALMGNAPYDFIMSSTTDDHERLETFVHRTFNGQDFIQFIISLRHIYQNYNGLEAVFTKYAKEDSLQESISMFKKVFFEREHLRRTQKHISDPLKGSAAKRINMFLRWMVRPDDTGVDLGIWKSLSPAQLSCPLDVHSGNVARKLGLLTRKQNDAKALLELDSGLRSLDPRDPVKYDFALFGLGVFEKF
- the folE gene encoding GTP cyclohydrolase I FolE; the encoded protein is MPYSHKEEYNIKITDEVRERYKDIIEGLGEDTGREGLVKTPERAAKAMMFLTQGYHQDAEAILKSAMFSENYNEMILIKDIEIYSLCEHHLLPFYGKAHVAYIPNGKIVGLSKIPRVVDVFARRLQVQERLTQEILDCIDRTLKPQGVAVVIEAAHLCMMMRGVQKQNSVTTTSGFRGQFEKNETRNEFLKLISSDLR
- a CDS encoding DoxX family membrane protein, yielding MKSYYIKLFLRIALALGFLSAVADRLGLWGQEVSVWGNWQNFQTYTQSLVPYMPEVFIPFIAIIITLMEVVLALLLIIGFRIKITALVSGYLLLVFAVSMTLFYGIKGTFDYAVFTAAAAAMGLSTLSDQ
- a CDS encoding carboxymuconolactone decarboxylase family protein — translated: MVRITEKDIPKGFYEKLMAVENYFKELPLDLKLLELIRLRVAQLNKCAYCVDMHHKELKNAGETELRLSSVCVWQETPYFSAKERIVLRFTEELTILDDRSVSQELLDKLGTFFSKDEICYLTLVIAQINTWTRLMRTFSFTPGNYQVQKK
- a CDS encoding ABC transporter ATP-binding protein, producing MIQASNIHKTFGSLEVLKGVDLHIKKSEVVSVVGASGAGKTTLLQILGTLDTADKQPLCDLKINGTRINHLKDKELAKFRNEHIGFIFQFHQLLPEFTALENVCIPAYIKKISKPDAERKAKELLEYLGLSHRVDHKPGELSGGEQQRVAVARALINNPSVVFADEPSGNLDSEGADNLHKLFFDLRDRFGQTFVIVTHNEELANMADRKLVMVDGKIVDEDK